A stretch of Desulfobacter hydrogenophilus DNA encodes these proteins:
- the dsrM gene encoding sulfate reduction electron transfer complex DsrMKJOP subunit DsrM → MNQRYLIPLTAVFLLFLLAYTGVEGLGLQVVFGVLIPYLAIAAFLIGFVIKVKGWAASAVPFRIPTTCGQQKSLPWIKQNTIDNPNTSAGVFVRMLLEIFTFRSLFRNTKAAFNRNASNKLTYSWEIFLWVGALAFHYAFLVVLLRHLRFFTAPVPGFIQLLENMDGIIQLGLPGLFVSGPVLLLATLFLLSRRVLDAKVSYISQAADYFPLFLIIGIAATGIAMRYFTKVDIIGIKEMTMGLVTFHPHIPEEVGGLFYGHLFLVSILFAYFPMSKLMHMGGVFLSPTRNMANNSRAKRHINPWNYDVPIHTYEQYEDHFRDKMIEAGLPVDKKE, encoded by the coding sequence ATGAATCAAAGGTACTTGATCCCCCTTACTGCTGTCTTTCTGCTCTTCCTGTTGGCGTACACAGGGGTTGAGGGACTTGGGCTTCAGGTGGTCTTTGGTGTACTGATTCCGTACTTGGCAATTGCCGCATTCCTGATTGGCTTTGTGATCAAAGTCAAGGGATGGGCAGCCTCTGCCGTGCCGTTTAGGATTCCTACAACCTGCGGCCAGCAGAAATCTTTGCCATGGATTAAACAGAACACCATTGACAACCCGAACACATCAGCCGGCGTTTTTGTAAGAATGCTCCTGGAAATTTTTACTTTCAGGTCATTGTTCAGAAATACAAAGGCGGCGTTTAACCGAAATGCTTCCAACAAACTCACTTATTCCTGGGAAATTTTTCTGTGGGTAGGTGCGCTTGCATTCCACTACGCATTCCTGGTAGTTCTTCTCAGGCACTTAAGATTTTTCACTGCGCCTGTTCCCGGATTCATTCAGTTGCTGGAAAATATGGACGGCATTATACAACTTGGTCTTCCCGGGCTGTTCGTTTCCGGGCCTGTCCTTCTTCTGGCAACGCTTTTCCTTTTAAGCCGCAGAGTTCTTGATGCAAAAGTCAGTTATATCTCCCAAGCTGCTGATTATTTCCCCTTGTTCCTGATCATCGGCATTGCCGCCACCGGAATTGCCATGCGTTATTTTACTAAAGTGGATATCATTGGCATCAAGGAAATGACCATGGGATTGGTTACCTTCCACCCCCACATTCCCGAAGAAGTCGGCGGGCTGTTCTACGGCCATCTTTTCCTTGTGAGTATCCTGTTTGCCTATTTCCCCATGAGCAAACTGATGCACATGGGCGGCGTCTTTTTAAGCCCCACACGGAACATGGCCAACAACAGCCGGGCCAAACGGCATATTAACCCCTGGAACTATGACGTGCCCATCCATACGTATGAACAGTATGAGGACCACTTCAGAGACAAAATGATTGAAGCCGGCCTGCCGGTGGATAAAAAGGAGTGA
- the dsrK gene encoding sulfate reduction electron transfer complex DsrMKJOP subunit DsrK produces the protein MADELTPDEALDKINFHPRSNSKSRNWLDTTKSVQIRPGMYCYAAKPESVETLGLPYARSWNPTDEDWKLPENWQEILHEGIKERLERFRTFKIFMDICVRCGVCADKCHFFLGTGDPKNMPVLRAELLRSIYRNDFTFAGKLLKNIPGGKRLLGSREMSLEALKEMWYYFFQCTECRRCSVFCPYGIDTAEITIIGRELLNLLGLNIDWIATPVSNCYKTGNHLGIQPHAFKDMLDFFVEDIEEITGVDCTPQYQKKGADILFVTPSGDVFADPGTYTCQGYLILFKYLKEKYGLDVTWSTYASEGGNFGFFTSHETMKRLNAKMYVEAKRLGVKWILGGECGHMWRVINQYMDTMNGPADFLEVPVNPITGTRFDNAASTKMVHICEFTADLIKHGKLELDKSRNANRILTFHDSCNPARGMGILDEPRYCIKACADHFYEMPPNTIREQTFCCGSGAGLNAGENIELRMAGALPRANAVKYVHEKFGVNSLATICAIDRAALPTMCEYWVPEVDVIGVHELVGNALILPGEKKRTEDLRMEPLPGVEEE, from the coding sequence ATGGCTGACGAACTTACACCGGATGAAGCATTAGACAAAATTAACTTTCATCCCCGGTCTAACTCCAAGTCCCGCAACTGGCTTGACACCACAAAATCCGTTCAGATCCGGCCGGGCATGTACTGCTATGCGGCCAAACCGGAAAGTGTTGAGACTTTGGGCCTTCCTTATGCAAGATCGTGGAATCCCACAGACGAAGACTGGAAACTGCCGGAAAACTGGCAAGAAATTCTGCACGAAGGGATCAAGGAACGGCTGGAGCGTTTCCGTACATTTAAAATATTCATGGACATCTGCGTGCGCTGCGGCGTCTGTGCAGACAAATGCCATTTTTTCCTGGGAACCGGCGATCCCAAAAACATGCCGGTACTGCGGGCCGAATTGCTGCGGTCTATTTACCGCAATGATTTCACCTTTGCCGGTAAGCTCCTGAAAAATATCCCAGGAGGCAAGCGCCTGTTAGGTTCCAGGGAAATGAGCTTGGAAGCACTCAAGGAGATGTGGTACTACTTTTTTCAGTGTACGGAATGCCGGCGCTGTTCAGTGTTCTGCCCCTACGGCATTGACACGGCCGAAATCACAATCATAGGCCGTGAGTTGCTCAATCTTTTGGGCCTGAATATTGACTGGATTGCCACACCGGTTTCCAACTGTTACAAGACCGGCAACCATTTAGGCATCCAGCCCCACGCCTTCAAAGACATGCTCGATTTCTTTGTCGAAGACATCGAAGAGATCACAGGGGTTGACTGTACGCCCCAGTACCAGAAAAAAGGCGCAGATATCCTTTTTGTTACGCCTTCAGGTGACGTATTTGCCGATCCCGGCACCTATACCTGTCAGGGCTATCTGATCCTGTTCAAATATCTCAAAGAGAAATACGGACTGGATGTCACTTGGTCAACCTATGCCTCTGAAGGTGGTAACTTCGGGTTCTTCACCTCCCATGAGACCATGAAACGACTCAACGCCAAAATGTACGTCGAAGCCAAACGTCTGGGCGTCAAGTGGATTCTGGGCGGGGAATGCGGTCATATGTGGCGGGTTATTAACCAGTATATGGACACCATGAACGGCCCTGCCGATTTCCTTGAAGTGCCGGTGAACCCCATCACGGGCACCCGGTTTGACAATGCCGCGTCCACCAAGATGGTTCACATCTGCGAATTCACAGCCGACCTGATCAAGCACGGCAAGCTGGAACTTGACAAGAGCCGCAATGCCAACCGGATCCTGACCTTCCACGACTCCTGCAACCCTGCGCGTGGCATGGGAATTCTGGACGAGCCCAGGTATTGTATCAAGGCATGTGCAGACCATTTTTATGAAATGCCACCCAATACCATCCGTGAACAGACCTTCTGCTGCGGTTCAGGTGCCGGGCTCAATGCCGGCGAAAATATTGAATTGAGAATGGCCGGTGCCCTTCCCCGGGCCAATGCTGTTAAATATGTTCATGAGAAATTCGGGGTCAATTCTTTAGCCACCATCTGCGCCATTGACAGAGCAGCACTTCCCACCATGTGTGAGTACTGGGTGCCTGAAGTCGATGTCATCGGCGTTCACGAACTTGTGGGCAATGCGTTGATTCTACCGGGTGAAAAGAAAAGAACCGAGGACCTGAGAATGGAACCCCTGCCCGGGGTAGAGGAGGAATAA
- the dsrJ gene encoding sulfate reduction electron transfer complex DsrMKJOP subunit DsrJ, whose protein sequence is MSKNMIMAGLVLFVLAVLSPFWFNLITSTQAAPKPELLGKAATVKKCVLDKYEMRAEHMYLLDVWRDSVVRTGDRKYTGTNDETFNMSLSTGENSCLGCHEDKAKFCDSCHDYASVSPYCWDCHTNPKEIE, encoded by the coding sequence ATGAGTAAAAATATGATTATGGCAGGACTTGTGTTATTTGTGCTCGCCGTTCTTTCTCCGTTCTGGTTCAACTTGATCACAAGCACACAGGCAGCGCCTAAACCGGAACTGCTTGGAAAAGCAGCAACAGTCAAGAAATGTGTTCTGGACAAATATGAAATGCGGGCAGAGCATATGTACTTGCTGGATGTGTGGCGTGATTCTGTTGTGCGCACCGGCGACCGCAAATACACCGGAACCAACGACGAGACCTTTAACATGAGCCTGTCCACAGGTGAAAACTCCTGCCTGGGCTGCCATGAAGATAAAGCGAAATTTTGTGACAGCTGCCACGACTATGCCTCTGTGAGCCCCTATTGCTGGGATTGTCACACCAACCCCAAGGAGATTGAATGA
- the dsrO gene encoding sulfate reduction electron transfer complex DsrMKJOP subunit DsrO: MMIKSRRSFLKVAGIAAIGMGAAPVMNLAASDSHGSTQPKTAKNEEALHAKRWGMVIDTSKLTEEVVEAVKKACHKSHNVPDFNIEPDAEKYSGNRPARDGQEIKWIWDEHFHYAFPDKEDEFLAEKFHDLPFLVTCNHCKNPPCVQACPTQATFKREDGIVLMDYHRCIGCRFCMAACPYGSRNFNFTDPRPFIEETDPDFPTRTKGVVEKCNLCAERLAKGEQPHCVEASEGAIVVGDLEDPDSEIRSLLAEHYTIRRKQSLGTEPSVYYIV; encoded by the coding sequence ATGATGATAAAGAGCAGAAGAAGCTTTCTTAAAGTAGCGGGTATTGCTGCCATCGGAATGGGTGCTGCTCCGGTAATGAATCTTGCCGCATCAGACTCCCACGGCAGCACCCAACCGAAAACAGCGAAAAACGAAGAGGCCCTGCATGCCAAACGCTGGGGTATGGTCATTGATACTTCCAAGCTGACCGAAGAAGTTGTTGAAGCTGTCAAAAAAGCCTGTCATAAATCCCATAACGTACCGGATTTCAACATTGAACCGGATGCTGAAAAATATTCCGGCAATCGCCCGGCCAGGGATGGGCAGGAAATTAAATGGATCTGGGACGAACATTTCCACTATGCTTTTCCGGACAAGGAAGACGAGTTCTTAGCTGAAAAATTCCATGATCTTCCCTTCCTGGTGACCTGCAACCATTGTAAAAACCCGCCTTGTGTCCAGGCATGCCCGACCCAGGCAACGTTCAAACGAGAAGATGGCATCGTGCTTATGGACTACCACCGCTGCATTGGCTGCCGGTTCTGCATGGCGGCCTGTCCATACGGTTCAAGGAATTTCAACTTTACGGATCCGCGGCCCTTCATTGAAGAGACAGACCCGGATTTCCCTACCCGTACAAAGGGTGTGGTTGAAAAATGCAACCTGTGCGCCGAACGGTTGGCCAAAGGTGAGCAGCCCCATTGTGTGGAAGCAAGCGAAGGCGCCATCGTTGTCGGAGACCTGGAAGATCCTGATTCTGAAATCAGAAGCCTTCTGGCCGAACATTATACAATCAGACGTAAACAATCCCTGGGTACCGAACCCAGTGTTTACTACATCGTTTAA